TCCAGAACCACAAGGCCCGCGAGCGCCAGAAGAAGCGCCTCGGCGTCGACGTCAACGGCTCCCccctcgccaccgccaccgccgccgacgtccTCGCCCTCTCCCCCTCCGGTACTTACTCGCACATcacgtcctctctctctctctcgcgcgcgcgcgcgctGCACTTGACCTGATTCTTGTCTCGCGTCGCTTTGCCTCGAGTCCCAACTATAACAACACTCGCGACGTGCGTGCAGGTGCGGCGGCCGGCTTGTACGGCGCCGGCAGCTGCGCCGGTAGAGGCGCGGCTGTCCATCCAGATGCGAGCGCCACTACTACTACTTGCTGGGGAGACAGCACCCTGCAGGTAACCAATCAAGCTGGATTTACACACACACGCACTGCCACATTGCGATCGATCGGTAGATCGAATTTTAATTTGCACATGCATGCATGGTAATCAGCTAATGTACATCTGGCCTGTTGGATCGACGCACGGCAGGACTACATGGGCGCGAGGAGCACGGCGGGAGCGGGCAACCACGGCGGCGCCGCCGCAGCAGCACCTACGCCGTGGCCAGCTGCGAGCTTCCCTTTCTCCACCAACCAGACGCCGCCAATGCCCCCGCCGCGGGAGCTCCCGCTCTTCCCGACCGGCGGAGGCCGGCAAGAAAGCGCCGACGACTTCAACGGCAGCAGCTACCATCTCCAGCCCAACAGCTCGCAGTGGTGGGAAGCTGCCGCCGCCAGCAACGCCAACGCCATGGCAGTCGTCCATCATCAGCTGCTGCAAGAACAGCACGAGCAGCAGCACAGCTTTTACAACAGCAGCGGCAACCAGCagcagatgatgatgatgatgcccaTCCAGGACGCCGGCACCTCCCCGGAGCTCACTCTCCGCGCCCCTTACATGTGAGAGCCTAGTGCTCCCGTCATTGTCCTATGCATGATCCTATCTATCTATCCATCTACTAGCTAGTACCACTAGTTACTTACAGTTAGAAGCATATGTGGAAGCATGTCCATGTCTGGAACTTGTAGGGTTCGATGGTAGTGTGGTCCCTAAGCCTCGAACTGGTAGTGCACCCTGCACCGCATGACAAATGCAATGGGCAGTGCATGGTGCAGcaaccagtgtgtgtgtgtgtggtgagtTTGCTACTGTTTGGTTGCGCTTACTTGGTTGTAGCCAAAGTCCAAAGCGTGTGTGTGAGTAGTAGCGCGCTTGTCACAGGAGGAGGTGGCACCATTGGTGTCAACCTTGTCTCTCCCTTTGGTGCCCTTCCAGATTCCGAGAGGAAAAAGCTatcctcctgtctgatcacctcTTGAAATTTCTCTACTGTGGGCTGGGGCATACTTTTCTCTGTCTATATATGCCCATTACAGTCATGCATGCAGTTTTATCATTTCAGCGTTTCAGGTACGGCGATGTGTGTGGCTGTGTGCGTGCCCTGGGACCACACCGGTTGAGTTGCTGGGGGAATGTCGGTTCC
The window above is part of the Triticum aestivum cultivar Chinese Spring chromosome 2A, IWGSC CS RefSeq v2.1, whole genome shotgun sequence genome. Proteins encoded here:
- the LOC123186255 gene encoding WUSCHEL-related homeobox 1-like, producing the protein MDKQSVMWRQLQHQHHQASGAAGGNAVAAAGAGATTTTAPVRPSGARWTPTPEQVKILKDLYYDCGIRSPTAEQIQRIAARLRQYGRIEGKNVFYWFQNHKARERQKKRLGVDVNGSPLATATAADVLALSPSGAAAGLYGAGSCAGRGAAVHPDASATTTTCWGDSTLQDYMGARSTAGAGNHGGAAAAAPTPWPAASFPFSTNQTPPMPPPRELPLFPTGGGRQESADDFNGSSYHLQPNSSQWWEAAAASNANAMAVVHHQLLQEQHEQQHSFYNSSGNQQQMMMMMPIQDAGTSPELTLRAPYM